The following proteins come from a genomic window of Miscanthus floridulus cultivar M001 chromosome 2, ASM1932011v1, whole genome shotgun sequence:
- the LOC136531285 gene encoding large ribosomal subunit protein eL22z-like — MARGVAAGAKGGAAGGGKKKGSVTFTVDCTKPVEDKIMEIATLEKFLQERIKVAGGKAGNLGEGVTVTRDKTKVTVTSEGPFSKRYLKYLTKKYLKKHNVRDWLRVIASNKDRSIYELRYFNIAENEGEEED, encoded by the exons atGGCGCGCGGCGTGGCGGCTGGGGCGAAGGGaggcgcggccggcggcggcaagAAGAAGGGCTCCGTCACCTTCACGGTCGACTGCACCAAGCCCGTGGAGGACAAGATCATGGAGATCGCCACGCTCGAGAAGTTCCTGCAGGAGCGCATCAAGGTCGCCGGCGGCAAGGCTGGCAACCTCGGCGAGGGCGTCACCGTCACCCGCGATAAGACCAAGGTCACGGTCACCTCCGAGGGCCCTTTCTCCAAGAG GTACCTGAAGTACTTGACCAAGAAGTACCTGAAGAAGCACAATGTGCGTGACTGGCTCCGGGTTATCGCCTCAAACAAGGACCGCAGCATCTATGAGCTCCGGTACTTCAATATTGCTgagaacgagggtgaggaggAGGATTAG
- the LOC136531268 gene encoding blue-light photoreceptor PHR2-like, with protein MAAASGSDAGDQPPRDDPSLLPFASFSLALSIRAPATPTLASVPSTIHLPTQISTLAVCLHPSAAQPPSRRPTRLNSATSSVIAPLPSSTPGLSRSFPSGAPAAAGRRRTLVWFRADLRLHDHEPFHAAAGASSSLLPVFVFDPRDFGKSPSGFDRTGPYRANFLLDSVADLRRSLRARGGDLVVRVGRPEVVIPELARAAGAEAVYAHGKVSRDEVRAEERVQKAVEKEGINVKYFWGSTLYHVEDLPFHLEDMPSNYGGFREAVKGLEVRKVLEAPEEVKCVPMKNVLEPGDIPTLAELGLTAPPSMAQDSKPAVGSTLIGGETEALERLKKFAVECSMQPNKSDKSNTRDSIYGANFSCKISPWLATGCLSPRFMYEELKKHATRAIPLGSTPKNNDGTSDAGTNWLMFELLWRDFFRFITKKYSSVQKASEVATGCTPAPALA; from the exons ATGGCCGCCGCGTCCGGCTCTGACGCCGGCGACCAGCCGCCGCGCGACGACCCCAGCCTCCTCCCTTTCGCCTCCTTCTCGCTCGCACTCTCCATCCGCGCGCCGGCCACCCCCACACTCGCCTCCGTCCCCTCCACCATCCACCTCCCCACACAAATCTCTACACTCGCCGTCTGCCTCCACCCCTCCGCCGCGCAGCCTCCCTCCCGTCGCCCCACCCGCCTCAATTCCGCCACCTCCTCCGTCATCGCCCCGCTGCCCTCCTCAACGCCGGGCCTCTCCCGCTCCTTCCCCTCgggcgcgcccgccgccgccgggcgcCGCCGCACGCTTGTCTGGTTCCGCGCCGACCTCCGCCTCCACGACCACGAGCCATTCCACGCCGCAGCGGGGGCGTCGTCCTCCCTCCTCCCCGTCTTCGTCTTCGACCCGCGGGACTTCGGCAAGTCCCCCTCGGGGTTCGACCGAACGGGCCCGTACCGCGCCAACTTCCTGCTCGACTCCGTCGCCGACCTGCGCCGGAGCCTCCGCGCCCGCGGCGGGGACCTGGTGGTGCGCGTGGGCAGGCCCGAAGTGGTCATCCCCGAGCTCgcgcgggcggcgggcgcggaggCCGTGTACGCTCACGGGAAAGTATCGCGGGACGAGGTCCGCGCCGAGGAGAGGGTGCAAAAGGCTGTGGAGAAGGAGGGCATCAACGTGAAGTACTTCTGGGGTAGCACGCTATACCACGTGGAAGACCTTCCCTTCCACCTCGAGGACATGCCGTCCAACTATGGCGGCTTCAGGGAGGCCGTGAAGGGTTTGGAGGTCAGAAAGGTGCTGGAGGCGCCCGAGGAGGTCAAGTGCGTGCCCATGAAGAATGTGCTCGAGCCGGGCGACATCCCCACGCTTGCTGAGCTTGGGCTCACTGCGCCACCATCCATGGCACAG GACTCGAAACCTGCTGTTGGATCTACTCTCATTGGTGGTGAGACAGAAGCTCTGGAGAGGTTGAAGAAGTTTGCTGTAGAATGCTCTATGCAGCCAAACAAATCAGACAAAAGCAATACCCGAGATAGCATATATGGTGCTAATTTCTCCTGCAAAATTTCTCCATGGCTTGCTACAGGCTGCCTCTCTCCAAGGTTCATGTATGAGGAGTTGAAGAAGCATGCTACTAG AGCAATTCCTCTTGGGTCAACACCCAAGAATAATGATGGCACATCTGATGCTGGGACAAATTGGTTAATGTTTGAGTTGCTATGGAGAGATTTCTTCAG GTTCATCACAAAGAAGTACAGTTCTGTACAGAAGGCATCGGAAGTTGCTACTGGTTGCACTCCCGCCCCAGCGCTTGCATGA